ATCGCGGTCACCACCTGGCCCCGCAGGTTGATGAGGCCGGCGACGGCGGGCGGCGCCAGCGGCACCCGGGTCAGGCCCTGGCTGCGCAGCACCTCCTGCACGTGCTCGACCTCGACGCCGTAGAGGTCGCCGTCGAGCCGGAAGGTGGCCAGCTGGCCGCTGGTCGCCCGGGGGGTGGTCTCGGTCGGGGTCGTCACGTCAGACCTCCAGCAGCGCGGACGTGGGGGAGTGGGCGGGGGTGGCGTAGAAGGCCGGGTCGGCCGCGAGGATCGCGGCGCGGACGTCGAGCAGCTCGGTCACCTTGTCGCCGAGGACGGCGGAGCCGAGCAGGCCCAGGTCGTCGATGTCGCTGCGGACGGCGGCACCGCCGTCGACGATGTCGAGGATCTCCTCGACGACGATCGCGACGCTGCGGCCGTGGTCGCTGTAGACGATCACCTCGAGCACCTCGCGGTCGCTGGTGCCGTAGGCGCCCAGGTGCCGGTCGAGCCGGACGATCGGCAGGATCGCCCCGCGGTACTGGACGACCTCGCGGTTGCCGACGCGCTCGACGGCGTCGGTGCGCACCTGCTCGAGGCGGGTGACCGTGTCGAGCGGGATGGCCACGCGCCGGCCCTCGCCGATCGCGGCCAGCAGCATCCGCTGCCGCTCGGTCTCGGCGGTGACGCTGCGGGCCGCGGCCTCGCGGGCCTCCTGCCGCTCGGCGGTCTCGGTGCGCAGCGCGCGGCGGGCCAGGGCCTGCACGTCGAGGATGAGCGCCACGGTGCCGTCGCCGAGGACGGTCGCGCCGGAGTAGAGGCCGATCGCCTTGAGCTGGCCGCCGACGGCCTTGACGACGATCTCCTCGGTGTTGATGACCCGGTCGACGACGAGGCCGAAGCGGCGGCCCTCGGAGCGCAGCACCGCGATGACGACGTGCCCGTCGTGCCGGTCGGAGGTCAGGCCGAGGACGTCGGTGAGCCGCACCAGCGGCAGCAGCTCGCCGCGCAGCCGGTAGACCGGCGCCCCGCCGACCTCCTCGACCGCGTTGGCGGCCTTCTCGGCGTCGAGGCTGACCAGCTCCTGCAGGCTGATCTGCGGGATGGCGTAGCGGTCGCCGGCGCACTCGACGGTCAGCGCCGGGACGATCGCCAGGGTCAGCGGGATCCGCAGCCGGCACACCGTGCCCCGGCCCGGCTCCGACTCGACCTCGATGGTGCCGCCGATGGACTCGATGTTGGTCTTGACCACGTCCATGCCGACGCCGCGGCCGGAGACGTTGGTGACGGCGGCGGCCGTGGAGAACCCGGGCAGGAAGATCATCTGCAGGACGTCCTGCGGGCCCATGCGCAGGAGCTGCTCGGCGGTGATCAGGCCGCGCTCGACGGCCTTCGCGCCGATCCGGGCCGGGTCGATGCCGGCGCCGTCGTCGGCGACCTCGACCACGACCTGGCCGCTCTCGTGCCTGGCGCGCAGGGTGAGCACGCCCTCGGAGCGCTTGCCGGCGGCGCGGCGGCGGTCGGGGGACTCGATGCCGTGGTCGACGGAGTTGCGGACCAGGTGGGTCAGCGGGTCCTTGACCGCCTCGAGCAGCGTCTTGTCGAGCTCGGTGTCCTTGCCCTCCATCTCCAGGCGCACGTTCTTGCCGCACTGGATGCCGAGGTCCCGGACGACGCGCGGCAACTTGGACCAGATGTGGTCGATCGGCTGCATGCG
This region of Geodermatophilus bullaregiensis genomic DNA includes:
- a CDS encoding chemotaxis protein CheA codes for the protein MDGLDDIVEEFLVESHENLDQLDTDLVALEQEPDSRERLSSIFRTIHTIKGTSGFLAFNRLEEVTHVGENMLSRLRDGVLSLTPERTSVLLRMVDTVRSLLNSIETTGGEGGVDVSAVVAAISAAMEDSPAPAPAAPAAAEAPAPTATVTAPPAAAEAVVEAAQAVVDAAAGTVVGAVAEDAAVAVEPVAQPAAEPAPEAAAQVEAYDDDTAEDHAEDHAEDHDEPHADAPAGGPAGAARSEAQGGQQGRRAVADSTIRVDVDLLDSLMLLVGELVLTRNQIVQYVGRSTDTDLVRASQRLNLIASELQEGVMKTRMQPIDHIWSKLPRVVRDLGIQCGKNVRLEMEGKDTELDKTLLEAVKDPLTHLVRNSVDHGIESPDRRRAAGKRSEGVLTLRARHESGQVVVEVADDGAGIDPARIGAKAVERGLITAEQLLRMGPQDVLQMIFLPGFSTAAAVTNVSGRGVGMDVVKTNIESIGGTIEVESEPGRGTVCRLRIPLTLAIVPALTVECAGDRYAIPQISLQELVSLDAEKAANAVEEVGGAPVYRLRGELLPLVRLTDVLGLTSDRHDGHVVIAVLRSEGRRFGLVVDRVINTEEIVVKAVGGQLKAIGLYSGATVLGDGTVALILDVQALARRALRTETAERQEAREAAARSVTAETERQRMLLAAIGEGRRVAIPLDTVTRLEQVRTDAVERVGNREVVQYRGAILPIVRLDRHLGAYGTSDREVLEVIVYSDHGRSVAIVVEEILDIVDGGAAVRSDIDDLGLLGSAVLGDKVTELLDVRAAILAADPAFYATPAHSPTSALLEV